Below is a genomic region from Sulfitobacter sp. OXR-159.
GTGATGAAAAAGCCATCTTCGCGCAGTTCGGCGGCGGTTTTCTCGGGCATCTGCCAATAGCCCTTGAAGACATTCGGGCCACGTACTTCGATGCTGCCTATCTCTCCGTCCGGCAGGGTCGCGCCGGTTTTGGGGTCGGTGATTTTCAACTCCACATCCGGCAGCGGCAGGCCCACGGTGCCCGCGCGGCGCTCGCCTTCATAGGGGTTTGATGTGTTCATATTGGTCTCGGTCATGCCGTAACGCTCTAGGATACGGTGGCCGGTGCGTTCTTCAAAATCGACATGGGTTTCGGCCAAAAGCGGAGCCGACCCCGAGATGAACAGCCGCATGTTCGCCGTCGTCTCACGGGTGAAACGCGCGTCGTCCAAAAGCCGGGTGTAGAAGGTTGGCACCCCCATCATCGCGGTGGCATGGGGCATCCGGTCGATCAACCGGTCGATGTCGAGCTTGGGCATGAAGATCATCGCGCCCCCCGCCACCAGCGTCACATTGGTCGCCACGAACAGCCCGTGCGTGTGAAAGATCGGCAGCGCATGCAGCAGCACGTCACTTGCGGTGAAGCGCCACAGGTCGGCCAGCGTCTGCGCGTTCGACAAAAGGTTTGCCTGCGTCAGCATTGCCCCCTTAGAGCGCCCCGTGGTGCCCGAGGTATAGAGGAAGGCCGCAAGGTCATCGGCGTCCCGTGCCACAGTCTCAAAATTATCGGAGGCCGAGGTCGCACGATCCGCAAAGCTGCCGTCGTTATCCGCCCCCAACGTCTCAAGTTGGCAACCCGCCGCCTTGGCCACCGGAGCCATCTCATTGCGGCGCGCAGGCTGGCAGACAAAGGCTGCCGCCCCGCTGTCGGTCACGAAATAGCGCACCTCATCGGCGGTATAGGCGGTATTGAGCGGCAAAAAGATGACCCCGGCCTGCACGCAGGCGGCATAAAGCGCCAAAGCGTCGGCGGATTTGTCGATCTGCACCGCGAGCCGGTCACCCGGCTTTAGGCCAAGATCGGTCAGCACATGGGCAAACCGCGCAGCGCGCCCAAGGAAACCCGCGTGGGTCAGCACGACCCCGCCTTCGAGATGCAGAAAGGCCGTCGTTTTGCCAGCGTGACGGCCAAACAGAGTGTCATAAAGGGGGTTTGCCATCACGGTGCTCCTCGCGTGTTGTTCTTGGGAAAGCCGACTGCCTCCTTGCGGGATTACAACCGCATCACGCGGGGTAATGCAAGCCAACCGAAGCCCGCGCGCGGCGGCACAGTCGGCAAATGTCGAATTAAGGCAATAGCTTGCGGGGCGGCGCTGAGGCGCGCCGCCCCAAGATTCAGCGGCCCATCAAACCGGGCAACCATGTGCCGATACCCGGCAGCCAAACAATCAATGCCAGAACGAAGAGCTTGATCAGCAGGAACGGCATGACCGACGCATAGATCTGTGGCATCCGGATTTCAGGCGGCGCCACGCCCCGCATGACGAACAGCAGCAGACCAAAGGGCGGTGTCAGCAAACCGATCTCCATGGTCAGCAGATAGACCACGCCAAGGGTCAGCTCATTGATCTCCATCGCACCCGCCAAGGGCACGAAGACCGGTACGGTGACCATCAGCATTGAAACCTGATCAATGAAGCACCCCAAAAAGAGCAGGATCGCGATCATCCCCAAAAGCACCATCAAAGGCGTCGGATCGACCGCGTTGATTGCGTTGATCAGCCCATTGGTCGCCCCCGAGAAAGACAGCACCTGCGCAAAGGTCTGGCTGGCCGCAATGATGAACAGGATCATCACCGAAAGCTTCAGCGTCTCCATCAAGGCGCGGCCCATCTTCTCCCAACTCAGCGCGCGATAGGCCGCCCCGATGATCACGGCGGTGATGCTGCCAAGGGCGGCACTTTCCGTGGGCGTTGCGATCCCCGCCAGCAGTGAGCCGATGACCACAGCAAAAAGCACCGACAGCGGCAGCACATAGATCACGAAAGGCGTCCAGCGTTCACGGAGGGTCATTTCCTCATAGACATCTGGCGGCGCCACCTTCGGGTCCAGCACACTGCGCCCCACCACATAAACCACAAAGAGCACCGCCAGCAGCAGCGCGGG
It encodes:
- a CDS encoding malonyl-CoA synthase, with amino-acid sequence MANPLYDTLFGRHAGKTTAFLHLEGGVVLTHAGFLGRAARFAHVLTDLGLKPGDRLAVQIDKSADALALYAACVQAGVIFLPLNTAYTADEVRYFVTDSGAAAFVCQPARRNEMAPVAKAAGCQLETLGADNDGSFADRATSASDNFETVARDADDLAAFLYTSGTTGRSKGAMLTQANLLSNAQTLADLWRFTASDVLLHALPIFHTHGLFVATNVTLVAGGAMIFMPKLDIDRLIDRMPHATAMMGVPTFYTRLLDDARFTRETTANMRLFISGSAPLLAETHVDFEERTGHRILERYGMTETNMNTSNPYEGERRAGTVGLPLPDVELKITDPKTGATLPDGEIGSIEVRGPNVFKGYWQMPEKTAAELREDGFFITGDLGRRDADGYVTIVGRDKDLIISGGYNIYPKEVELLLDDRPGVLESAVFGVPHPDFGESVVAVLVARRGAELDLAQIAGDVAGSLAKFKRPAKLIVLPELPRNTMGKVQKNVLRDTYRDLFQPG
- a CDS encoding TRAP transporter large permease codes for the protein MDWGLTLTLMLGGLAVLLLIGLPVAFAFIAVTTVGAYFVLGGDRGILQLARNSAQSVANFQLAPIPLFILMGEILFQTGVAHRAIDAIERVVTRIPGRMSVVTIFGGTIFAALSGSTIANTAMLGGTLLPGMLKRGYHPSMAMGPIMASGAIAMLIPPSALAVLVGSLAGISIAGLLIAGVLPALLLAVLFVVYVVGRSVLDPKVAPPDVYEEMTLRERWTPFVIYVLPLSVLFAVVIGSLLAGIATPTESAALGSITAVIIGAAYRALSWEKMGRALMETLKLSVMILFIIAASQTFAQVLSFSGATNGLINAINAVDPTPLMVLLGMIAILLFLGCFIDQVSMLMVTVPVFVPLAGAMEINELTLGVVYLLTMEIGLLTPPFGLLLFVMRGVAPPEIRMPQIYASVMPFLLIKLFVLALIVWLPGIGTWLPGLMGR